The sequence below is a genomic window from Mycobacteroides abscessus ATCC 19977.
GCGGTCACCACATGGGCGATGTCGATGAGGTCTTCCGGCTGGGCCGGCTGTCCGGCGCGCGCGTTGCTCACGCACCTGATTCTGCCCGCATCAGGTGAACCGTGTCTTACCGAACGGTCGCTATTGGATCGGCTGAATGCCGACGGCGGTGCCGTACGCACACACCTCGACGCCGGTATTGGCGTACTCGGTGGTCTCGAAACGGAACGCGACCACGGCATTGGCGCCACGGGCTTCGGCCTCGGCGGCCAGCCGGGCGAGTGCCTCACGACGGCTCTCGTGCAGCAACTGGGTAATGCCCTTGAGCTCGCCACCGGCGATGGACTTGAAGGAGGCCGCAAGATTGGAGCCGATGTGCCGCGACCGCACGGTGAGTCCGAAGACCTCGCCGAATACCGCGGCGATCTTG
It includes:
- a CDS encoding YbjQ family protein, with amino-acid sequence MIIVTSNDIPGYKIAAVFGEVFGLTVRSRHIGSNLAASFKSIAGGELKGITQLLHESRREALARLAAEAEARGANAVVAFRFETTEYANTGVEVCAYGTAVGIQPIQ